ACGAATCGTACGGAATTGTTCCGCAATAACTGAGTTAGGTTTAGTAATCGTTATTAATGATGTTCCTTGCTTTTGTTGTTGATTCATTTTTTGTATTTTCTTTTTCTGGTTTTTTCCAAACATTATTCTCACCTCCTATACCCTTCTTCGTAATGACGATGTTCCTGTATTATTAATTTTTACTTTTTTATCCATTCGTGTATCTTTTAATTCTTCAGCAGACATTTCTAAAATAGATCCCAAGTTTGTCCACCCAATTTCATCGATAATTTTACTGTCTTTAACTCGTTTATCCATAAATTCAGTTAGAAATGCAATACCCACTCCTAACATTAATCCCAAAATCAGTCCTATTGCTAAATTCAAAATGATATTAGGAGATACTGGTTGAAGATTTGGTATAGCCTGAGATAAAATTGTGACCGATTCTACTTCCAGTATCTCACCAATTTTTTCTTGGAAAGTTGATGCTATTGCATTAGCCAAGTCAGAAGCGATATAGGGACTTTCATCTTTAATCGTAACACCAAAAACTAGTGAACTATTTTCAGTTTGA
The Jeotgalibaca sp. MA1X17-3 genome window above contains:
- a CDS encoding YveK family protein, with the translated sequence MEEEISLSDIFAIFKRHMGKIIIWSLLGIILVGGYTLFLTVPQYQSTSKIVVNQTQQTGQAITNTDIQTNLNLINTYQSIIKEPIILEDVISKTKTDFTTQQLSNKLSVQTENSSLVFGVTIKDESPYIASDLANAIASTFQEKIGEILEVESVTILSQAIPNLQPVSPNIILNLAIGLILGLMLGVGIAFLTEFMDKRVKDSKIIDEIGWTNLGSILEMSAEELKDTRMDKKVKINNTGTSSLRRRV